The genomic window cgtgtgtccgtgtgtccgtgtgtccgcagcccgtgtgtccgtgtgtccgtgtgtccgtgtgtccgtgtgtccgtgcccgccgccgccatggGCGCCGCGTGTGCCGCTCCCCCCGCGTGTGCCATCACATGCGTGTGAACGTGCGCGGCCCTGCGCACCCGTCAGGTCACATCCATCACCCGCGGCCCGCGGCGCTCGCGTGTCCCGCCGCCCCTGCGCGGGGAGGGGGTGCCGGGGGGGCGTCGCCGCGCCCCAAAGGCCCCCGGGAGCATCGCTGGGGCCGGGACCTGCCTCCACCATCCCCCCTCGCTCCTCGCCCCCGTCCCGGCTCCATCCCGGCCGCGTCCCGGCTCCATCTGGGCATCCGCGGGCCGCGGCCGGGCGTTGGTGGCCCGGAGCCCTTACGAGGGCCGCGGCACGTCCTGGCCCTCCGGAGCGGCTCCGCTCCCCGCTCCCAGCAGAGCCGGTCCCAGCAGGACCGGGGCAGGAGTTACCCAACCCGTCTGCCTGCTCCCGCCGCTTTCCCAACCAGTTCCGAGCAGCGCCGGCTCTTCACGCCTTCGCCCTCTCAGAGTCCTTTCTACGTGGTCATTTACAtaattttggtggtttttttcaaggaaTTGTAACTCTGTTTCAAAGGCTAGAGGGGGAGAAGCAACCAAAGCCAGAGCTGAGAAAATCCTGCTTCCAGACACCTTTTCCTGGAGCATCCAGTGTCACCAGATCCACCCTGAGTGTGTCCGGTGTTCAGTGAAATGCCCACATCATGACCTGGTGCTTTTTAGGATTTGGACTCACTGATCCTTGTGGaacccttccagctcaggatattccattaATCTCCGTAGCTGCCCCTACACTTCAATTCACCCTCTcatcaagcttttttttttttcccccctaaaaaCCCAAATTGTCTGTGGTTAAGTTGAAACTAAAGCAGCGTTTGAGCCTAAAAATAGCCGGGCACATCTGTCTGCCTTCCCCATCTGCCGCCGGCCCGGCTGCGTGAAGGAAGTGACTGTTTCTGCAAAATGAGGGCTCTGTCTCATCCTTCTGTACCGTAAAGTC from Pseudopipra pipra isolate bDixPip1 chromosome 28, bDixPip1.hap1, whole genome shotgun sequence includes these protein-coding regions:
- the LOC135403606 gene encoding uncharacterized protein LOC135403606; its protein translation is MGLYWGAWAALGCIGVALGWYSGGPLGVHGGARATLGVPPRVCRRVPAARVSVCPQPVCPQPVCPCVRVSAARVSVCPCVRVSVCPCPPPPWAPRVPLPPRVPSHACERARPCAPVRSHPSPAARGARVSRRPCAGRGCRGGVAAPQRPPGASLGPGPASTIPPRSSPPSRLHPGRVPAPSGHPRAAAGRWWPGALTRAAARPGPPERLRSPLPAEPVPAGPGQELPNPSACSRRFPNQFRAAPALHAFALSESFLRGHLHNFGGFFQGIVTLFQRLEGEKQPKPELRKSCFQTPFPGASSVTRSTLSVSGVQ